From the Sebastes umbrosus isolate fSebUmb1 chromosome 2, fSebUmb1.pri, whole genome shotgun sequence genome, one window contains:
- the sall1a gene encoding sal-like protein 1a isoform X2 produces the protein MNDTANNTDQTECSDLLEPNTLEKDEAMDVDVSGMSSGHEEEGSHTESRSPINTVSSHGGRGTSGPALGTSAISAPLPQLRNLTELGSFSMINSNVIIENLQSTKVAVAQFSQENRNTGGPRVAVPALMEQLLALQQQQIHQLQLIEQIRHQILLLASQAPELQVPPTSAPGTMGPAASPLTTLSSHLSQQLAAAAGLAQNLASQSASISSLKQLAAAAQLPQSNPSSSETSQSISTLGPSTVSTQSSDKRPSQMSSLHSQLSNSSLTKSSTPAFGMGSLLSSAVNPLLPQPPPGNPMFSSSLPSVGTTVEDLNSLAALAQRKGKPPNVTSFEHKSSSDEAFFKHKCRFCGKVFGSDSALQIHLRSHTGERPYKCNICGNRFSTRGNLKVHFQRHKEKYPHIQMNPYPVPEHLDNIPTTTGIPYGMSMPPEKPVTSWLDSKPVLPTLTSSVGMLLPPTMPSLPHFIKKEDHSIAITSPSVAKYVSGAAELSAKSNDGVSEEGEGATLPTSNGRTEEGSHSSGFMTNVSSASESNADYATSNSPPMMTNPLMPLMSDQFKAKFPFGGILDPLHGSETSKLQQLVENIDRKVADPNECVICHRILSCQSALKMHYRTHTGERPFKCKVCGRAFTTKGNLKTHYSVHRAMPPLRVQHSCPICQKKFTNAVVLQQHIRMHMGGHIPNTPLPESYPESMVSDTGSFDERNLDDLDNFSDDNMEGMEDGPDSSVPDTPRSADASHDSLCNSPAPLEMANQEGQERNGREHAHNFETEELHIAQMKAMANGLAERDCFTYDSSSMGGDVESQSAGSPAVSESTSSMQAPSPSSMQPQPRKSPSLEERHQRALSLEHTTASLLHSHPSNIGALDLTSVNPPKDPLGMLFPFRERSIIRNTSCDICGKTFACQSALDIHYRSHTKERPFICTACNRGFSTKGNLKQHMLTHQMRDLPSQLFEPSNTSLSLSLSSSPTPSLLSVGSLNKPEVNGFFHSLHQEIKEMPSGLVPSSASTSPVLSSAPPRRTPKQHYCNACGKCFSSSSALQIHERTHTGEKPFACSICGRAFTTKGNLKVHMGTHMWNSAPARRGRRLSVDGPMAFLGANPVKFPEIFQKDMASKVSNGDPASFWNQYAAAFSNGLAMKTNEISVIQNGGLPPMSGGMGNGGSSPIGGLTGSLDKLHSMEPNAALAGLEKMANTENAHFRFTRFMEDNKEIVTS, from the exons ATGAATGACACCGCTAATAACACTGATCAAACAGAGTGCAGTGACCTTTTGGAGCCTAACACTCTTGAAAAAGACGAAGCCATGGACGTGGACGTTTCCGGAATGAGCAGTGGTCACGAAGAGGAGGGCAGTCACACAGAGAGCAGGAGCCCCATCAACACAGTCAGCAGCCACGGTGGCAGGGGCACATCTGGCCCTGCACTAGGTACTTCAGCTATCTCTGCCCCTCTACCTCAGCTCAGAAACCTGACTGAACTGGGAAGCTTCTCTATGATCAACAGCAATGTCATAATTGAAAATCTGCAGAGCACCAAAGTGGCTGTGGCCCAGTTCTCGCAAGAGAACCGTAACACAGGGGGCCCCAGGGTGGCAGTGCCAGCCCTTATGGAGCAGCTCCTAGCCCTACAACAGCAACAGATCCACCAGCTGCAGCTTATCGAGCAGATTCGCCATCAGATACTGCTACTAGCCTCCCAGGCCCCAGAACTGCAGGTGCCCCCAACTTCTGCTCCAGGCACAATGGGGCCTGCTGCCAGCCCACTGACCACACTCAGCTCACATCTCTCCCAACAGCTGGCTGCAGCCGCAGGCCTAGCGCAGAACCTGGCGAGTCAGTCAGCCAGTATTAGCAGCCTAAAGCAGCTGGCTGCAGCGGCACAGCTACCTCAGTCCAACCCAAGCAGCAGTGAGACATCTCAGAGCATTAGCACACTGGGACCATCAACAGTCAGTACCCAGTCCTCTGACAAGAGGCCGAGTCAAATGAGTAGCCTGCACTCTCAGCTCAGCAACTCCTCACTAACTAAGTCATCCACGCCAGCATTTGGAATGGGTAGCTTGTTAAGCTCTGCAGTGAATCCCCTTCTACCTCAGCCCCCACCTGGAAACCCCATGTTCTCCAGCTCTCTGCCCAGTGTTGGCACCACCGTAGAGGACCTCAACTCTTTAGCAGCTTTGGCCCAGCGGAAAGGCAAGCCGCCAAATGTCACTTCATTTGAACACAAGAGCAGCTCTGACGAGGCTTTCTTCAAGCATAAGTGCAGGTTTTGCGGCAAGGTGTTTGGAAGTGACAGTGCCTTGCAAATCCACCTGCGCTCTCACACTGGCGAGAGACCATACAAGTGTAACATCTGTGGCAACCGCTTCTCCACCCGCGGTAACCTAAAGGTACATTTCCAGCGTCACAAGGAAAAATACCCACACATCCAGATGAACCCCTACCCTGTTCCCGAGCATTTAGACAACATACCAACAACCACCGGCATTCCGTACGGCATGTCTATGCCCCCTGAGAAGCCTGTCACCAGCTGGCTGGACAGCAAACCAGTTTTGCCCACGCTGACTTCCTCAGTCGGCATGCTGCTGCCACCAACCATGCCGAGCCTACCACATTTCATCAAAAAGGAAGATCATTCAATAGCCATAACTAGCCCGTCTGTTGCAAAGTATGTCTCAGGCGCTGCTGAGCTTTCAGCTAAAAGTAATGATGGAGTGTCTGAAGAGGGTGAAGGTGCAACTCTGCCTACCTCAAATGGGAGAACTGAAGAAGGCAGCCACTCCTCAGGCTTCATGACAAATGTGAGCTCGGCCTCAGAGAGCAACGCCGACTACGCAACATCTAACAGCCCGCCCATGATGACTAACCCACTCATGCCTCTTATGTCTGATCAGTTCAAGGCTAAGTTCCCCTTTGGAGGCATCTTGGATCCTCTCCATGGGTCAGAGACCTCCAAGCTACAACAGCTTGTGGAGAACATTGACAGGAAGGTGGCAGACCCAAACGAATGTGTCATCTGCCACCGGATTCTGAGCTGCCAAAGTGCTCTGAAAATGCACTATCGCACTCACACCGGGGAAAGGCCCTTTAAGTGTAAAGTCTGTGGCAGGGCGTTTACCACCAAGGGAAATCTTAAGACCCACTACAGCGTCCATAGGGCCATGCCTCCTCTTAGAGTCCAACACTCCTGCCCCATTTGTCAGAAGAAGTTCACAAATGCTGTGGTTCTACAGCAACATATTCGCATGCACATGGGTGGGCACATCCCCAACACCCCTCTGCCAGAGAGTTACCCAGAGTCCATGGTCTCTGACACTGGCTCATTTGACGAGAGAAACTTGGACGATCTGGACAATTTCTCTGATGACAACATGGAAGGAATGGAAGACGGCCCGGACAGCAGCGTGCCAGACACACCCAGATCAGCTGATGCTTCCCACGACAGTCTATGTAACTCCCCAGCCCCCCTTGAAATGGCTAACCAGGAGGGGCAAGAGAGAAATGGCCGAGAGCATGCCCACAATTTTGAAACAGAGGAGCTACATATCGCCCAAATGAAGGCTATGGCGAATGGCTTAGCTGAGAGGGATTGCTTCACATATGACTCCTCGTCTATGGGAGGGGATGTTGAAAGCCAAAGCGCCGGGAGTCCAGCTGTGTCAGAATCTACCTCCTCCATGCAGGCGCCATCCCCCTCTAGCATGCAGCCGCAACCACGCAAATCCCCTAGCCTGGAAGAAAGGCACCAGCGGGCCTTATCCTTGGAGCACACCACTGCAAGCCTCTTGCACTCTCACCCCTCCAACATCGGAGCTCTGGACCTGACATCTGTCAATCCCCCAAAAGATCCCTTGGGCATGTTATTCCCCTTCCGTGAGCGTAGCATCATCAGGAACACATCCTGTGACATCTGTGGGAAGACCTTCGCTTGTCAGAGTGCCTTGGACATTCACTATCGAAGCCATACCAAAGAACGACCATTTATTTGCACGGCCTGTAACAGGGGTTTCTCCACCAAGGGCAACCTCAAGCAGCACATGCTAACCCATCAAATGAGAGACCTGCCCTCACAGCTCTTTGAGCCGTCAAATACCagcctgtccctgtccctgtcctcCAGCCCGaccccttccctcctctctgtagGCTCTCTTAACAAACCAGAGGTCAACGGCTTCTTCCATAGCCTCCACCAAGAAATCAAGGAAATGCCCTCTGGCTTGGTCCCATCATCTGCCTCCACCTCCCCAGTGCTTTCCTCCGCTCCACCACGCAGGACGCCCAAGCAACACTACTGCAACGCCTGTGGGAagtgtttctcctcctccagcgcTCTGCAGATCCACGAGAGGACCCACACGGGAGAGAAACCGTTCGCCTGCAGTATCTGTGGTCGGGCTTTCACCACCAAAGGAAACCTCAAG GTCCACATGGGCACACACATGTGGAACAGCGCTCCCGCCAGACGTGGCCGCAGGCTCTCCGTGGATGGGCCAATGGCCTTCCTGGGTGCCAACCCAGTCAAGTTTCCTGAGATCTTCCAGAAGGACATGGCATCAAAGGTTAGCAACGGGGACCCGGCTAGTTTCTGGAACCAGTACGCCGCGGCGTTCTCCAACGGCCTGGCGATGAAGACAAATGAAATCTCTGTCATCCAGAATGGAGGCCTCCCACCCATGTCAGGTGGTATGGGAAACGGCGGTAGCTCTCCCATTGGTGGCCTGACCGGCAGCCTAGACAAGCTGCACAGCATGGAGCCCAACGCAGCTCTCGCCGGTTTGGAGAAAATGGCCAACACGGAGAACGCCCACTTCCGGTTCACACGCTTCATGGAGGACAATAAAGAAATTGTCACCAGTTAG
- the sall1a gene encoding sal-like protein 1a isoform X1, with translation MSRRKQAKPQHFQSDPHLPLSEHNGDTELCSEDPPCKESDAHVCSRCCAEFFELSDLEEHQKNCTKNQLVLIVNENHASPAGSFSPGSPPHNPDDQMNDTANNTDQTECSDLLEPNTLEKDEAMDVDVSGMSSGHEEEGSHTESRSPINTVSSHGGRGTSGPALGTSAISAPLPQLRNLTELGSFSMINSNVIIENLQSTKVAVAQFSQENRNTGGPRVAVPALMEQLLALQQQQIHQLQLIEQIRHQILLLASQAPELQVPPTSAPGTMGPAASPLTTLSSHLSQQLAAAAGLAQNLASQSASISSLKQLAAAAQLPQSNPSSSETSQSISTLGPSTVSTQSSDKRPSQMSSLHSQLSNSSLTKSSTPAFGMGSLLSSAVNPLLPQPPPGNPMFSSSLPSVGTTVEDLNSLAALAQRKGKPPNVTSFEHKSSSDEAFFKHKCRFCGKVFGSDSALQIHLRSHTGERPYKCNICGNRFSTRGNLKVHFQRHKEKYPHIQMNPYPVPEHLDNIPTTTGIPYGMSMPPEKPVTSWLDSKPVLPTLTSSVGMLLPPTMPSLPHFIKKEDHSIAITSPSVAKYVSGAAELSAKSNDGVSEEGEGATLPTSNGRTEEGSHSSGFMTNVSSASESNADYATSNSPPMMTNPLMPLMSDQFKAKFPFGGILDPLHGSETSKLQQLVENIDRKVADPNECVICHRILSCQSALKMHYRTHTGERPFKCKVCGRAFTTKGNLKTHYSVHRAMPPLRVQHSCPICQKKFTNAVVLQQHIRMHMGGHIPNTPLPESYPESMVSDTGSFDERNLDDLDNFSDDNMEGMEDGPDSSVPDTPRSADASHDSLCNSPAPLEMANQEGQERNGREHAHNFETEELHIAQMKAMANGLAERDCFTYDSSSMGGDVESQSAGSPAVSESTSSMQAPSPSSMQPQPRKSPSLEERHQRALSLEHTTASLLHSHPSNIGALDLTSVNPPKDPLGMLFPFRERSIIRNTSCDICGKTFACQSALDIHYRSHTKERPFICTACNRGFSTKGNLKQHMLTHQMRDLPSQLFEPSNTSLSLSLSSSPTPSLLSVGSLNKPEVNGFFHSLHQEIKEMPSGLVPSSASTSPVLSSAPPRRTPKQHYCNACGKCFSSSSALQIHERTHTGEKPFACSICGRAFTTKGNLKVHMGTHMWNSAPARRGRRLSVDGPMAFLGANPVKFPEIFQKDMASKVSNGDPASFWNQYAAAFSNGLAMKTNEISVIQNGGLPPMSGGMGNGGSSPIGGLTGSLDKLHSMEPNAALAGLEKMANTENAHFRFTRFMEDNKEIVTS, from the exons ATGTCGCGGAGGAAACAAGCGAAGCCGCAACACTTCCAATCCGACCCTCATCTGCCTTTATCGGAGCACAATG GGGACACAGAACTTTGCTCGGAGGACCCCCCCTGCAAGGAGTCAGACGCCCACGTCTGTAGCAGATGTTGCGCCGAGTTCTTTGAACTATCAGATCTTGAGGAGCACCAGAAGAATTGCACTAAGAATCAGTTAGTTCTGATAGTGAATGAAAACCACGCCTCCCCCGCCGGATCTTTCTCGCCTGGGTCTCCTCCCCATAATCCCGATGACCAGATGAATGACACCGCTAATAACACTGATCAAACAGAGTGCAGTGACCTTTTGGAGCCTAACACTCTTGAAAAAGACGAAGCCATGGACGTGGACGTTTCCGGAATGAGCAGTGGTCACGAAGAGGAGGGCAGTCACACAGAGAGCAGGAGCCCCATCAACACAGTCAGCAGCCACGGTGGCAGGGGCACATCTGGCCCTGCACTAGGTACTTCAGCTATCTCTGCCCCTCTACCTCAGCTCAGAAACCTGACTGAACTGGGAAGCTTCTCTATGATCAACAGCAATGTCATAATTGAAAATCTGCAGAGCACCAAAGTGGCTGTGGCCCAGTTCTCGCAAGAGAACCGTAACACAGGGGGCCCCAGGGTGGCAGTGCCAGCCCTTATGGAGCAGCTCCTAGCCCTACAACAGCAACAGATCCACCAGCTGCAGCTTATCGAGCAGATTCGCCATCAGATACTGCTACTAGCCTCCCAGGCCCCAGAACTGCAGGTGCCCCCAACTTCTGCTCCAGGCACAATGGGGCCTGCTGCCAGCCCACTGACCACACTCAGCTCACATCTCTCCCAACAGCTGGCTGCAGCCGCAGGCCTAGCGCAGAACCTGGCGAGTCAGTCAGCCAGTATTAGCAGCCTAAAGCAGCTGGCTGCAGCGGCACAGCTACCTCAGTCCAACCCAAGCAGCAGTGAGACATCTCAGAGCATTAGCACACTGGGACCATCAACAGTCAGTACCCAGTCCTCTGACAAGAGGCCGAGTCAAATGAGTAGCCTGCACTCTCAGCTCAGCAACTCCTCACTAACTAAGTCATCCACGCCAGCATTTGGAATGGGTAGCTTGTTAAGCTCTGCAGTGAATCCCCTTCTACCTCAGCCCCCACCTGGAAACCCCATGTTCTCCAGCTCTCTGCCCAGTGTTGGCACCACCGTAGAGGACCTCAACTCTTTAGCAGCTTTGGCCCAGCGGAAAGGCAAGCCGCCAAATGTCACTTCATTTGAACACAAGAGCAGCTCTGACGAGGCTTTCTTCAAGCATAAGTGCAGGTTTTGCGGCAAGGTGTTTGGAAGTGACAGTGCCTTGCAAATCCACCTGCGCTCTCACACTGGCGAGAGACCATACAAGTGTAACATCTGTGGCAACCGCTTCTCCACCCGCGGTAACCTAAAGGTACATTTCCAGCGTCACAAGGAAAAATACCCACACATCCAGATGAACCCCTACCCTGTTCCCGAGCATTTAGACAACATACCAACAACCACCGGCATTCCGTACGGCATGTCTATGCCCCCTGAGAAGCCTGTCACCAGCTGGCTGGACAGCAAACCAGTTTTGCCCACGCTGACTTCCTCAGTCGGCATGCTGCTGCCACCAACCATGCCGAGCCTACCACATTTCATCAAAAAGGAAGATCATTCAATAGCCATAACTAGCCCGTCTGTTGCAAAGTATGTCTCAGGCGCTGCTGAGCTTTCAGCTAAAAGTAATGATGGAGTGTCTGAAGAGGGTGAAGGTGCAACTCTGCCTACCTCAAATGGGAGAACTGAAGAAGGCAGCCACTCCTCAGGCTTCATGACAAATGTGAGCTCGGCCTCAGAGAGCAACGCCGACTACGCAACATCTAACAGCCCGCCCATGATGACTAACCCACTCATGCCTCTTATGTCTGATCAGTTCAAGGCTAAGTTCCCCTTTGGAGGCATCTTGGATCCTCTCCATGGGTCAGAGACCTCCAAGCTACAACAGCTTGTGGAGAACATTGACAGGAAGGTGGCAGACCCAAACGAATGTGTCATCTGCCACCGGATTCTGAGCTGCCAAAGTGCTCTGAAAATGCACTATCGCACTCACACCGGGGAAAGGCCCTTTAAGTGTAAAGTCTGTGGCAGGGCGTTTACCACCAAGGGAAATCTTAAGACCCACTACAGCGTCCATAGGGCCATGCCTCCTCTTAGAGTCCAACACTCCTGCCCCATTTGTCAGAAGAAGTTCACAAATGCTGTGGTTCTACAGCAACATATTCGCATGCACATGGGTGGGCACATCCCCAACACCCCTCTGCCAGAGAGTTACCCAGAGTCCATGGTCTCTGACACTGGCTCATTTGACGAGAGAAACTTGGACGATCTGGACAATTTCTCTGATGACAACATGGAAGGAATGGAAGACGGCCCGGACAGCAGCGTGCCAGACACACCCAGATCAGCTGATGCTTCCCACGACAGTCTATGTAACTCCCCAGCCCCCCTTGAAATGGCTAACCAGGAGGGGCAAGAGAGAAATGGCCGAGAGCATGCCCACAATTTTGAAACAGAGGAGCTACATATCGCCCAAATGAAGGCTATGGCGAATGGCTTAGCTGAGAGGGATTGCTTCACATATGACTCCTCGTCTATGGGAGGGGATGTTGAAAGCCAAAGCGCCGGGAGTCCAGCTGTGTCAGAATCTACCTCCTCCATGCAGGCGCCATCCCCCTCTAGCATGCAGCCGCAACCACGCAAATCCCCTAGCCTGGAAGAAAGGCACCAGCGGGCCTTATCCTTGGAGCACACCACTGCAAGCCTCTTGCACTCTCACCCCTCCAACATCGGAGCTCTGGACCTGACATCTGTCAATCCCCCAAAAGATCCCTTGGGCATGTTATTCCCCTTCCGTGAGCGTAGCATCATCAGGAACACATCCTGTGACATCTGTGGGAAGACCTTCGCTTGTCAGAGTGCCTTGGACATTCACTATCGAAGCCATACCAAAGAACGACCATTTATTTGCACGGCCTGTAACAGGGGTTTCTCCACCAAGGGCAACCTCAAGCAGCACATGCTAACCCATCAAATGAGAGACCTGCCCTCACAGCTCTTTGAGCCGTCAAATACCagcctgtccctgtccctgtcctcCAGCCCGaccccttccctcctctctgtagGCTCTCTTAACAAACCAGAGGTCAACGGCTTCTTCCATAGCCTCCACCAAGAAATCAAGGAAATGCCCTCTGGCTTGGTCCCATCATCTGCCTCCACCTCCCCAGTGCTTTCCTCCGCTCCACCACGCAGGACGCCCAAGCAACACTACTGCAACGCCTGTGGGAagtgtttctcctcctccagcgcTCTGCAGATCCACGAGAGGACCCACACGGGAGAGAAACCGTTCGCCTGCAGTATCTGTGGTCGGGCTTTCACCACCAAAGGAAACCTCAAG GTCCACATGGGCACACACATGTGGAACAGCGCTCCCGCCAGACGTGGCCGCAGGCTCTCCGTGGATGGGCCAATGGCCTTCCTGGGTGCCAACCCAGTCAAGTTTCCTGAGATCTTCCAGAAGGACATGGCATCAAAGGTTAGCAACGGGGACCCGGCTAGTTTCTGGAACCAGTACGCCGCGGCGTTCTCCAACGGCCTGGCGATGAAGACAAATGAAATCTCTGTCATCCAGAATGGAGGCCTCCCACCCATGTCAGGTGGTATGGGAAACGGCGGTAGCTCTCCCATTGGTGGCCTGACCGGCAGCCTAGACAAGCTGCACAGCATGGAGCCCAACGCAGCTCTCGCCGGTTTGGAGAAAATGGCCAACACGGAGAACGCCCACTTCCGGTTCACACGCTTCATGGAGGACAATAAAGAAATTGTCACCAGTTAG